One Peptostreptococcus equinus genomic window carries:
- a CDS encoding pilin N-terminal domain-containing protein: protein MSNSRKEKRRFLRFISTFLAFVMMLTILAPLVSRAADVDNTTDTVTLHKMVLDDASISSDKFPGTTGLDGTVYQGGQIADTAKYFGQNSKEVSGVYFALKFADDYSDSTLRGQYVKKDTDNLTPKKPLEGTNDITQAVGGLTQNQGIEFKTSGLRGKFVIVEDRTKSTYKGDDNNKELTKMKAVPVELTLPIVDKTGVVKVAHVYPKNTENAPTTTKKFNKEFTNKISVENTEIPSISVGDEVPYIINSTISEGSTYKTLQWRDEMSKGLTFNKNVVIKMDGSVFGTENYNIINTQHGFILTLNATGLSKVEAAAKTKEVKFTLEYSATLNSEAQVDVKQPNKVIFDWGNRPTENSTPKSVNPSNGKIKATKTWGEGTVQKEVTFELYKESDGKLINSKTTTTGSVEFDNLSDTEKYYVIEKYVDGTVIPNYSSSTAGDVQIKNEKNPNPKPIEPEPVSVITHGKKFVKTNNEKPGNATKPLVGAEFVVTNNEGKFLTYKSDSQMTDEKNAYEQAEKEYRDELAKVKIDENDTLVYESGASAETIKQKKDARDLAYKKAKLFYEWKEIQATSNEELSNNTVNKLVKLISNDKGQFEVIGLSKGEYTLREIKAPNGYALTSTQEFKFNVDYNTYTSAGDIDYDNANTTDKKDAMQIRNNRISIPMTGGIGSIIVVVAGIAIVAAGVYLKKRTSSIE from the coding sequence ATGAGTAATTCAAGGAAAGAAAAGAGAAGGTTTTTAAGGTTTATTTCTACCTTCTTGGCATTTGTAATGATGCTTACAATTTTAGCGCCTCTAGTATCAAGAGCAGCAGATGTCGATAATACAACTGATACAGTAACATTACATAAAATGGTATTAGATGATGCTAGTATATCTAGTGACAAGTTCCCAGGAACTACAGGTTTAGATGGAACTGTGTACCAAGGAGGTCAAATAGCAGATACTGCAAAGTATTTTGGGCAAAATTCAAAAGAAGTGTCAGGGGTATACTTTGCCTTAAAATTTGCAGATGACTATTCAGATTCTACTCTTAGAGGTCAATATGTAAAAAAGGATACAGATAATCTGACACCAAAAAAACCACTTGAGGGAACTAATGACATTACACAAGCCGTAGGAGGTCTAACACAAAACCAAGGTATTGAATTTAAGACTAGTGGATTAAGAGGTAAATTTGTCATTGTTGAAGATAGAACAAAGTCAACATATAAAGGTGATGACAATAATAAGGAATTAACAAAGATGAAAGCCGTTCCAGTTGAACTTACTTTACCTATAGTTGATAAGACTGGTGTAGTTAAGGTAGCACATGTATATCCAAAAAATACTGAGAATGCACCTACTACAACTAAGAAGTTCAATAAAGAATTCACTAATAAAATATCAGTAGAAAATACAGAAATACCAAGTATAAGTGTGGGTGATGAAGTACCTTATATAATTAATTCTACAATATCTGAAGGATCTACATATAAGACTTTACAGTGGCGTGATGAAATGTCAAAAGGATTAACATTTAATAAAAATGTAGTTATTAAAATGGATGGTTCTGTTTTTGGAACAGAAAACTACAATATAATAAATACTCAGCACGGATTTATACTTACATTGAATGCAACTGGTTTATCTAAAGTCGAAGCAGCTGCAAAAACTAAAGAAGTTAAATTCACGCTTGAATATTCAGCTACATTAAACAGTGAAGCTCAGGTAGATGTAAAACAACCAAATAAGGTTATATTTGATTGGGGTAATAGACCTACAGAAAACTCTACTCCTAAATCAGTTAATCCAAGTAACGGTAAAATAAAAGCTACAAAAACTTGGGGTGAAGGAACAGTTCAAAAAGAAGTAACATTCGAATTATATAAAGAAAGTGATGGTAAATTAATCAATTCTAAGACTACTACAACTGGTTCAGTAGAATTTGACAATTTATCAGATACAGAAAAGTACTATGTAATAGAAAAATATGTCGATGGAACAGTAATACCTAATTACTCTAGCTCTACTGCAGGGGATGTACAAATAAAGAATGAAAAAAATCCTAATCCTAAACCAATAGAGCCAGAACCAGTAAGTGTAATAACTCATGGTAAAAAGTTTGTGAAAACTAACAACGAAAAACCAGGTAATGCTACAAAGCCACTAGTTGGAGCTGAATTTGTGGTTACTAATAATGAAGGTAAGTTCCTAACTTATAAGTCTGACTCGCAGATGACTGATGAGAAAAACGCATATGAACAAGCAGAAAAAGAGTATAGAGATGAACTCGCAAAAGTAAAAATTGATGAAAATGATACGCTTGTATATGAATCTGGTGCAAGTGCTGAAACTATAAAGCAGAAAAAAGATGCACGCGATTTGGCATATAAAAAGGCTAAATTATTCTATGAGTGGAAAGAAATTCAAGCTACTAGTAATGAAGAATTATCTAATAATACAGTCAACAAGCTAGTAAAACTAATATCTAATGATAAGGGTCAGTTTGAAGTGATTGGTTTATCAAAAGGTGAATACACATTAAGAGAAATTAAAGCACCAAATGGATATGCACTTACATCAACACAAGAGTTTAAGTTCAATGTTGATTACAATACATATACTAGTGCAGGAGATATAGACTACGATAATGCTAATACAACTGATAAGAAAGATGCAATGCAGATTAGAAATAATAGAATTTCAATACCAATGACAGGTGGTATAGGATCTATTATTGTTGTAGTTGCTGGTATAGCAATAGTTGCAGCTGGTGTATATCTTAAAAAGAGAACTTCTAGTATAGAATAA
- a CDS encoding cell wall-binding repeat-containing protein: protein MKINKIRFKRIAIKMISLSMAISLCLGTFSSSATNTFIRVNGNDRYETSKLTSEYMNSDVLVLASGSSFADALSAVNICNKYNAKLLLVRGDENLRDYIKKANFKKIYIVGGNSTISAQIEENIKGINIEIKRLAGIDRYATNLETLKDTKYKNLGLADGTNYADALSSSKFLKEKELGLMLINPKINISLPEGMNVSYIFGGVNSVPEIGKGQRIAGKNRYDTSIEIARMTESINITYVSGRDYADALSAVNIANSRNSDVVLVPITKNISTTNLSAEADEIYVVGGQDSVWEAAVNQAIKGTEFVQIDGKYSYITENEKNYLIETSTNKKFNYNDTKNGIINLDSKMYLLNTDSSIRSGWIKNDSQTFYSELKTGFIRGWKKIGNSIYYFSPSDYHMYSGDIIQSTGEGAYWFGINGELKTGTKAQGYRRKSVKWYGPNNIELQNGWLRQEDAKSRFRGQDIVNFALQYDGLPFKWYGSDLRDSRGVYCCGAVYSAYKEFGIRMMGPNDMNIKLEGGYIMVRLQYQKANEYGFKYIPTNFNNMRPGDINYSAAPNGGGYNHAALYIGKNGDRPMTIHATLADGYVTEPMSIITNTWGYHYLNTLRYIN from the coding sequence ATGAAAATTAATAAAATTAGATTTAAAAGAATAGCTATAAAAATGATTTCATTGTCTATGGCTATTTCTTTATGTTTAGGTACATTTTCTTCTAGTGCAACAAATACATTTATTAGAGTAAATGGAAATGATAGGTATGAAACATCTAAACTAACATCTGAATACATGAATTCAGATGTTTTAGTTCTTGCGAGTGGATCATCTTTTGCAGATGCTCTAAGTGCGGTAAATATTTGCAATAAATATAATGCAAAGTTATTATTAGTAAGAGGTGATGAAAACTTAAGAGATTATATTAAAAAAGCAAATTTTAAGAAAATATATATAGTAGGTGGAAACTCAACAATATCAGCTCAAATTGAAGAAAATATAAAAGGGATTAATATAGAAATAAAAAGATTAGCTGGTATTGATAGATATGCTACTAATTTAGAAACATTGAAAGATACTAAATATAAAAATTTAGGTTTAGCTGATGGAACTAATTATGCAGATGCTTTAAGTTCTTCAAAGTTTTTAAAAGAAAAAGAACTTGGACTTATGTTGATTAATCCAAAAATCAACATATCCCTACCTGAAGGCATGAATGTATCTTACATTTTCGGAGGTGTAAATAGTGTTCCAGAAATAGGTAAGGGGCAGAGAATAGCAGGAAAAAATAGATATGATACATCTATTGAAATAGCAAGAATGACAGAAAGTATAAATATTACATATGTATCAGGAAGAGATTATGCGGATGCACTTAGTGCTGTAAATATTGCAAATAGTAGAAATAGTGATGTAGTATTAGTACCAATAACAAAAAATATATCAACTACAAACCTAAGCGCGGAAGCAGACGAAATTTATGTAGTAGGGGGTCAAGATTCTGTTTGGGAAGCAGCTGTAAATCAAGCGATTAAAGGTACAGAATTTGTGCAGATTGATGGCAAATATTCTTATATAACTGAAAATGAAAAAAATTACTTGATAGAAACTTCAACAAATAAAAAATTTAATTATAATGATACAAAAAATGGAATAATAAATTTAGATAGTAAGATGTATTTACTCAATACAGATAGTTCGATCAGAAGCGGATGGATTAAAAATGATTCACAAACATTCTACTCTGAACTAAAAACTGGATTTATAAGAGGTTGGAAAAAAATAGGCAACTCCATCTACTATTTTTCTCCAAGTGATTATCATATGTATTCAGGCGATATAATTCAGTCAACGGGTGAAGGAGCATACTGGTTTGGAATAAATGGAGAATTGAAAACAGGAACCAAGGCTCAGGGATATAGACGAAAGAGTGTGAAATGGTATGGTCCAAATAATATAGAGTTACAAAATGGTTGGCTGAGACAAGAAGATGCAAAATCAAGATTTAGAGGACAAGACATAGTGAATTTTGCTCTACAATATGATGGATTACCATTTAAATGGTACGGATCAGATTTAAGAGATTCCAGAGGTGTGTATTGCTGTGGAGCTGTTTATTCCGCTTATAAAGAGTTTGGAATTAGAATGATGGGCCCCAATGATATGAATATAAAATTAGAAGGTGGATACATTATGGTGAGGCTTCAATATCAAAAGGCAAATGAATATGGGTTCAAATATATACCTACGAACTTTAATAATATGAGACCTGGAGATATAAATTATTCTGCAGCTCCTAATGGAGGTGGATATAACCATGCAGCCCTTTATATAGGAAAGAATGGAGATAGACCAATGACAATACATGCCACACTAGCAGATGGATATGTTACAGAGCCTATGAGTATAATTACAAATACTTGGGGATATCATTATTTAAACACATTAAGATATATAAATTAA
- a CDS encoding class C sortase, whose translation MKKNTMKIFALTIFLLGLLLVAYPFISMSIDDYGQANKNEKFNNLISKDKSISNKLSKLEKLNKKNIKDEDFQLENVFTSKDVDNKQSKYSKLGINTNDKVGYVSIPKLGQSFDLYLDANYEKIARGVAVLKESDPPIGGAGKRTVIAGHDGYYNRIFFMHIKKLDRGDKIIIKFLNKTLVYSVYEKEIINPTDFDKIKAIENKDVLTLLTCTQRPYYNKRLIVSAIRDVKNENSPKTTDNGLFTYLGNDKVPMNIKLRKMGPYLISLVFFILIIKILIKMYKLIEDREK comes from the coding sequence ATGAAAAAAAACACAATGAAAATTTTCGCATTGACGATATTTTTGCTTGGATTATTACTAGTTGCTTATCCGTTTATTAGTATGTCTATAGATGATTATGGTCAGGCTAATAAGAATGAAAAATTTAATAATTTAATTTCAAAAGATAAGAGTATTAGTAATAAATTATCAAAACTTGAAAAATTGAACAAGAAAAATATCAAAGATGAAGATTTTCAATTGGAAAATGTATTTACAAGTAAAGATGTAGATAATAAACAATCTAAGTACTCAAAGCTCGGAATTAACACGAACGATAAAGTTGGATACGTATCAATACCAAAGCTTGGACAGTCTTTTGATCTATATTTAGATGCAAATTATGAAAAGATTGCAAGGGGTGTTGCAGTATTAAAGGAATCTGATCCACCAATTGGAGGGGCAGGTAAGAGAACTGTAATAGCAGGTCATGACGGATACTATAACAGGATATTTTTTATGCATATAAAAAAGCTGGATAGAGGTGACAAAATAATTATAAAATTCTTAAATAAAACATTAGTATACTCTGTATATGAAAAAGAAATAATTAATCCAACAGATTTTGACAAGATTAAAGCTATAGAAAATAAAGATGTTTTGACTCTACTTACATGTACGCAAAGACCATATTATAATAAAAGATTAATTGTAAGTGCAATTCGAGATGTTAAAAATGAAAATAGTCCTAAAACAACAGATAATGGTTTGTTCACATATTTAGGAAATGATAAGGTACCAATGAATATAAAGCTTAGAAAAATGGGACCATATTTGATAAGTTTGGTATTTTTTATATTGATTATAAAGATATTAATAAAAATGTATAAATTGATTGAGGATAGAGAAAAATAA
- a CDS encoding class C sortase — protein MNNIDKGSHLKEHEKKINIKKNNNKVKKKKSKVINYIVNSMIIVGILVVSYPFLSQSYYSYLSKQNVEDFNEETKKLTSKEVEERMTLAKAYNDSLTNNTVFDPYTKKRLDEGRKSYAKMLEINEKIGHVSIPKIKEDLPIYAGTTEKVLQKGVGHMENTSLPIGGKGTHSVLTAHTGLPNNRLFTDLIKLKIGDTFYITNIKGTIAYKVDQIKVVLPTQFGDLAIDTNKDYVTLLTCTPYMINTHRLLVRGHRIPYNQDKKNKEESKYKFSALIKIGIVILVLLLLVYLLLRRNKKKKSVK, from the coding sequence TTGAATAATATAGATAAAGGCAGTCATTTAAAAGAACATGAGAAAAAAATAAATATAAAAAAAAATAATAATAAAGTTAAGAAAAAAAAATCTAAAGTAATCAACTATATAGTCAACTCAATGATTATCGTTGGGATTTTAGTAGTGTCATACCCTTTTCTAAGTCAAAGCTATTATTCTTATTTATCTAAACAAAATGTAGAAGATTTTAATGAGGAAACGAAAAAATTAACTTCAAAAGAAGTAGAAGAAAGAATGACTTTGGCAAAAGCATATAATGATTCTTTAACCAACAACACAGTTTTTGATCCATATACAAAAAAGAGATTAGATGAAGGAAGAAAGTCATATGCAAAGATGTTGGAAATAAATGAGAAGATTGGACATGTATCTATACCAAAAATAAAAGAGGATTTGCCTATTTATGCTGGTACTACAGAAAAAGTACTTCAAAAAGGTGTAGGGCATATGGAAAATACATCTCTTCCTATAGGAGGAAAGGGCACACATTCAGTATTGACAGCTCATACGGGATTGCCAAACAACAGGTTATTCACTGATTTAATTAAATTAAAAATTGGAGATACTTTTTATATTACTAATATAAAAGGGACAATAGCCTATAAAGTTGATCAAATAAAAGTAGTATTACCTACACAGTTTGGAGATTTAGCTATTGATACCAACAAAGACTATGTTACTTTGTTGACATGTACTCCATATATGATAAATACACATAGATTATTAGTTAGAGGACATAGAATCCCATATAATCAAGACAAAAAGAATAAAGAAGAAAGTAAATATAAATTTTCAGCTTTAATAAAAATAGGAATAGTGATACTAGTTTTATTGTTATTAGTGTATTTGCTTTTGAGAAGGAATAAAAAGAAAAAAAGTGTTAAGTAA
- a CDS encoding class C sortase — protein MKTLKKYGWILIIVLGLLIMVYPMASQKYYQILQTQEVNDFDQRAKKLINSDAEKRIKLATAYNQTLKPEKIGDPFSEIQKKGIAEYARMLEVHEKIGHIKIPKINQDIIIKAGTNEKVLQQGAGHFQGTSLPVGGPSTHTVITAHRGLPSARLFTDLNKMEIGDIFYIVNIKEKLAYKVDKITTVEPSDFRPIKIVKDKDYATLLTCTPYMINTHRLLVRGHRIPLPDAKLVKEQEKKGILEKYKSIFIFLIILSLLAIFFRKNRKVIELIRIIKK, from the coding sequence GTGAAAACTTTAAAAAAATATGGATGGATATTAATTATTGTTCTGGGTTTGTTAATTATGGTATATCCAATGGCTAGTCAAAAGTACTATCAAATCTTACAGACTCAAGAGGTAAATGATTTTGATCAAAGGGCAAAAAAATTGATAAATAGTGATGCAGAAAAAAGAATTAAACTAGCGACAGCATACAATCAGACTTTAAAGCCAGAAAAGATCGGTGATCCATTTAGTGAAATACAGAAAAAAGGAATAGCAGAATATGCGAGAATGTTGGAAGTTCATGAAAAGATAGGTCATATAAAAATACCTAAGATAAATCAAGATATAATCATAAAAGCAGGTACTAATGAAAAAGTTCTTCAACAGGGTGCTGGTCATTTTCAAGGAACAAGTCTACCAGTCGGAGGACCTAGTACGCATACTGTAATAACAGCTCATAGAGGTCTACCATCAGCTAGATTATTCACTGATTTGAACAAGATGGAAATAGGAGACATATTTTATATTGTAAATATAAAAGAAAAACTCGCATATAAAGTAGATAAAATCACTACAGTAGAGCCATCTGATTTTAGGCCTATTAAAATAGTAAAAGATAAAGATTATGCGACATTACTAACATGCACTCCATATATGATAAATACACATAGGTTATTGGTAAGAGGCCATAGAATACCCCTACCTGATGCAAAGCTAGTGAAAGAACAAGAGAAAAAAGGAATATTAGAAAAATATAAATCAATATTTATTTTCTTGATAATATTGTCCTTATTAGCAATATTTTTTAGGAAAAATAGGAAAGTTATAGAACTAATAAGAATTATAAAAAAATAA
- a CDS encoding Cna B-type domain-containing protein — MKKNKCILAIMTTLVVALTFVATKIPVAKAMENQSSLSIEYVNTEKDVSGKKFGLVKISDNTDFFDSEKKEKMLELEKLDLDTILKKYSAKDLIVAPDTDEYGKASINNIDKGSYYLIGIEKKDKKWEKINFAIPSIVTIKTEKSETWVFPKSNEEQLAGKDKLDVEKVWVGGKLSKVEVHLYANDKKINEVELNEGNQWKFSFKNLDRIDQNGKDIKYLVKEIVPSGYVSSQKYNEKTNTYIITNTKENNGKNESGINENNVNKANNNNSKNLGSLIKTGDNLIYLLIGVGIIMMAIGYKIYKKVR; from the coding sequence ATGAAAAAAAATAAGTGTATTTTAGCTATTATGACTACTTTAGTAGTTGCGTTGACCTTTGTGGCAACAAAAATTCCGGTGGCCAAAGCCATGGAAAATCAAAGTTCATTATCGATTGAATACGTAAATACAGAAAAAGACGTAAGTGGAAAGAAATTTGGACTAGTGAAAATTAGTGATAACACTGATTTTTTTGACAGCGAGAAAAAAGAAAAAATGTTGGAATTAGAAAAATTGGATTTAGATACAATTTTAAAAAAATATTCAGCTAAAGATTTGATAGTAGCACCTGATACGGACGAATATGGAAAAGCTAGCATAAATAATATAGACAAAGGTTCATATTATTTGATAGGAATTGAAAAAAAAGATAAGAAATGGGAAAAGATAAATTTTGCAATACCTTCAATAGTCACAATAAAAACAGAAAAATCAGAGACATGGGTATTTCCTAAGTCAAATGAAGAGCAATTAGCAGGCAAAGATAAGTTAGATGTAGAAAAAGTGTGGGTTGGAGGAAAATTAAGTAAGGTAGAAGTTCATTTATACGCAAATGACAAAAAGATAAATGAAGTAGAACTTAATGAAGGAAATCAATGGAAATTCTCTTTCAAAAACCTTGATAGGATAGACCAGAACGGAAAAGATATAAAATATTTAGTGAAAGAGATAGTGCCATCAGGATACGTTTCAAGTCAAAAATATAATGAAAAAACTAATACATATATAATTACTAATACAAAAGAAAATAACGGCAAGAACGAAAGTGGCATTAATGAAAATAATGTTAATAAGGCAAATAACAACAATTCTAAAAATTTAGGCTCACTTATAAAAACAGGAGATAATTTAATTTATTTATTGATTGGTGTTGGTATTATAATGATGGCTATAGGTTATAAAATCTATAAAAAGGTAAGATAA